A stretch of the Janthinobacterium sp. B9-8 genome encodes the following:
- the infB gene encoding translation initiation factor IF-2 produces MSELNVNQFAVELKMPPQELLEQFRAAGVNKSSEVDVVTATDKACLLDHLKKKHGSDGDKKIVVNRKQNTEIRKTDSTGKAKSIPVEVRKKRVVEVSAVAEAAAPRAAEPAAPASAQVIDEAERTSREAQARRQNELFARQAAEMRAKQGGKAPAEVAAPAAVVSVAAPVAPAPVAAPAPTPAPVAAPAAKPAQVAPATPVAAKPAQPAPVAAKPVAVAPAATRPSPGASQASHPDRPRVGMRVELRKPRNEPMKAPEPVAPAPVAAPAPAPAPVAAPAPASRPKPAATPSTASPAAKPGDKKPAAAPGKKEPWSDGRGKKGIRSRGGDAGNDWKSKKGGKGRQAAANPDNAHGFQAPTDKVVHEVMVPETISVTDLAHKMAVKGVEVVKALMKMGMMVTINQVLDQETAMIIVEDMGHTPMAAKLDDPEIYLGEGEVAVEHVLLPRAPVVTVMGHVDHGKTSLLDYIRTAKVASGEAGGITQHIGAYHVQTEKGMITFLDTPGHEAFTAMRARGAKLTDIVVLVVAADDGVMPQTIEAIAHAKAAGVPIVVAVNKIDKPEANPERIRQELVTHEVVPEDWGGDAMFVDVSAKKGLGIDELLTAILLQAEVLELTAAEDAPAKGIIIEARLDKGRGPVASMLIQSGTLRKGDVILAGQVSGRVRAIIDEHGKSITEAGPSIPVEILGLSEVPAAGEDAMVLSDEKKAREIALFRQGKFRDVKLARQQASKLENMMAQMTEGEVRNLPIIIKADVQGSAEALSQSLQKLSTDEVRVQILHSAVGGISESDINLALASKAVVVGFNSRADAAARKLAEAEGVDIRYYNIIYDVVDDVKLALSGMLAPEKREQIIGMVEIRQVFTVSKVGTIAGCLVMEGLIRSHAGVRLLRNNVVVHQGTLDSLKRYKDDAKEVKAGFECGLSLKNYNDLQLGDQLEIFEIIEVARSL; encoded by the coding sequence ATGAGTGAACTCAATGTCAACCAATTTGCGGTAGAGCTAAAGATGCCACCGCAAGAGCTGCTGGAACAATTCCGCGCAGCAGGTGTGAATAAATCGAGTGAAGTAGATGTGGTTACCGCGACTGATAAGGCGTGTCTGCTCGATCACCTGAAAAAGAAGCACGGTAGCGATGGTGATAAAAAAATCGTTGTGAACCGTAAGCAAAATACTGAAATCCGTAAAACAGATTCAACAGGTAAAGCGAAGTCGATTCCAGTAGAAGTACGTAAAAAGCGTGTGGTTGAAGTGTCTGCTGTGGCAGAAGCTGCAGCGCCACGTGCTGCCGAGCCTGCTGCACCTGCATCAGCACAGGTGATTGATGAGGCAGAACGCACCTCTCGCGAAGCGCAAGCGCGTCGCCAGAATGAGTTGTTTGCCCGTCAAGCCGCAGAAATGCGTGCTAAGCAAGGTGGTAAAGCGCCAGCTGAAGTGGCCGCTCCTGCGGCAGTTGTTTCTGTTGCAGCGCCCGTTGCTCCTGCACCAGTTGCAGCTCCTGCACCGACACCGGCTCCAGTTGCCGCGCCTGCAGCAAAACCAGCTCAAGTTGCACCCGCTACGCCAGTTGCAGCGAAGCCGGCTCAGCCTGCGCCTGTTGCCGCCAAGCCAGTGGCCGTTGCGCCTGCTGCAACTCGTCCTTCACCGGGCGCGTCGCAAGCTAGCCATCCGGATCGTCCGCGTGTAGGTATGCGTGTTGAGTTGCGTAAACCACGCAATGAGCCAATGAAAGCGCCAGAGCCAGTTGCACCGGCTCCGGTGGCCGCCCCTGCGCCAGCACCGGCTCCAGTTGCAGCCCCTGCACCCGCGAGTCGTCCAAAACCAGCGGCGACACCAAGCACTGCTTCTCCTGCGGCAAAACCTGGCGATAAAAAGCCAGCAGCCGCACCGGGTAAGAAAGAGCCTTGGAGCGATGGTCGTGGTAAGAAAGGCATTCGCAGTCGTGGTGGCGATGCCGGTAATGATTGGAAGAGCAAGAAGGGTGGCAAGGGCCGTCAGGCTGCAGCTAACCCGGATAACGCACACGGCTTCCAAGCCCCTACTGACAAAGTAGTGCACGAAGTGATGGTTCCAGAAACAATTTCTGTAACTGATCTTGCGCACAAAATGGCCGTGAAGGGCGTTGAAGTCGTTAAAGCCCTGATGAAGATGGGCATGATGGTTACCATCAACCAAGTGCTGGACCAAGAAACCGCGATGATTATCGTCGAGGATATGGGCCATACCCCAATGGCGGCCAAGCTGGATGATCCGGAAATCTATCTGGGTGAAGGCGAAGTTGCAGTTGAGCATGTGTTATTACCGCGCGCACCGGTTGTGACTGTAATGGGTCACGTTGACCACGGTAAAACATCGTTGCTGGATTACATCCGTACCGCCAAAGTGGCGTCGGGTGAAGCGGGTGGTATTACCCAGCATATCGGCGCGTACCATGTACAAACCGAAAAAGGCATGATTACCTTCCTTGATACTCCGGGTCACGAAGCGTTTACCGCGATGCGTGCGCGTGGTGCCAAGCTGACCGATATTGTGGTCTTGGTGGTTGCTGCTGACGATGGCGTGATGCCACAAACCATCGAAGCGATCGCTCACGCGAAAGCCGCCGGTGTGCCGATTGTGGTTGCCGTGAATAAGATTGATAAGCCTGAAGCAAATCCAGAGCGCATCCGTCAAGAACTGGTTACACACGAAGTTGTGCCAGAAGATTGGGGTGGTGACGCGATGTTTGTGGATGTCTCGGCCAAGAAAGGCTTGGGTATCGATGAATTGCTAACAGCGATCTTGCTGCAAGCCGAAGTGCTTGAGCTGACTGCTGCCGAAGATGCTCCTGCGAAAGGGATTATTATTGAAGCACGTCTGGACAAGGGTCGTGGTCCGGTTGCTTCTATGCTGATTCAATCAGGTACATTGCGCAAAGGCGACGTGATTCTTGCTGGCCAGGTATCGGGCCGTGTTCGTGCGATTATCGACGAGCATGGTAAGTCGATCACTGAAGCAGGTCCTTCAATTCCGGTTGAGATTTTGGGTCTGTCTGAAGTGCCGGCTGCTGGTGAAGATGCCATGGTCTTGTCTGATGAGAAGAAAGCGCGTGAAATTGCGTTGTTCCGTCAAGGTAAGTTCCGTGATGTGAAACTGGCTCGTCAACAAGCATCCAAGCTAGAAAACATGATGGCGCAAATGACAGAAGGCGAAGTTCGCAATCTGCCTATCATCATCAAGGCCGACGTACAAGGTTCTGCCGAAGCGTTGTCACAAAGCTTGCAAAAACTGTCTACCGACGAAGTACGCGTGCAAATTCTGCACAGTGCTGTGGGTGGTATCAGTGAGTCTGATATTAACTTGGCACTGGCGTCGAAAGCCGTGGTGGTGGGGTTCAACTCCCGTGCAGATGCAGCGGCGCGTAAGCTTGCCGAGGCCGAAGGCGTGGATATCCGTTACTACAACATCATTTACGATGTAGTTGATGACGTGAAACTGGCTCTGTCAGGCATGCTGGCTCCGGAAAAACGTGAACAAATCATTGGTATGGTTGAGATCCGTCAGGTCTTTACTGTTTCCAAGGTGGGCACGATTGCAGGTTGCTTGGTGATGGAAGGCTTGATCCGCAGTCATGCGGGTGTTCGCTTGCTGCGTAATAACGTGGTTGTTCACCAAGGTACGCTCGATAGCTTGAAGCGCTACAAAGACGATGCCAAGGAAGTGAAGGCTGGCTTTGAATGTGGTCTAAGCTTGAAGAACTACAATGACTTGCAACTGGGCGACCAGTTGGAAATCTTCGAAATTATCGAAGTTGCTCGCTCCCTCTAA
- the rbfA gene encoding 30S ribosome-binding factor RbfA — protein sequence MFAPKALEQAQSFGWTLEAYMAKQFTRADRVAQQIQRDLATVIRAELDHPQASLITITDVEVTRDYSHANVFYTFLGTEEQGKDIASLIERAKGFLRSQLARGISLYKMPELHFEYDHSVEHGMNLSRLIDQATSLPKAPEDDELGADDEKTAGKE from the coding sequence GTGTTTGCGCCAAAGGCCCTAGAGCAAGCGCAAAGCTTTGGCTGGACTCTAGAGGCATATATGGCCAAGCAATTTACTCGTGCCGATCGCGTGGCACAACAAATTCAACGTGATTTAGCCACCGTGATTCGTGCGGAGCTGGATCATCCACAAGCATCTTTGATTACAATTACTGACGTAGAAGTTACGCGTGATTACTCGCATGCCAATGTATTTTATACTTTCCTCGGCACAGAAGAGCAGGGTAAAGACATTGCATCTTTGATCGAGCGTGCTAAGGGCTTTTTGCGCAGCCAGCTGGCGCGTGGTATTTCTTTATACAAAATGCCGGAATTGCATTTTGAATACGATCATTCGGTTGAGCACGGTATGAATTTATCCCGCTTGATCGATCAAGCCACTAGCTTGCCAAAAGCGCCTGAAGACGATGAATTGGGTGCGGATGATGAAAAAACGGCTGGCAAGGAATAA
- the truB gene encoding tRNA pseudouridine(55) synthase TruB, protein MAKRKIDGVLLLDKPFGISSNNALQKARWLLQAEKGGHTGVLDPFATGLLPLCFGEATKFAQRMLEADKGYRATIKLGEVSTTLDGEGEITKSGDAPSDEALIRAAVNTFVGPIVQTPPMYSALKVQGKALYEYAREGVVLERQSRQITIYSIDIISIEGDVLVIDVSCSKGTYIRVLAEDIGKALGCGAYLTGLRRTRTAGFLLESSVNLDDYNHVPVEERDGFLLPADCLLLDLPALFFDAAEFEKIRHGMTVERSGLLPGEYRLYAEGESRDNARFIGLGEVAASDENPHAWLRPKRLLSGL, encoded by the coding sequence ATGGCTAAACGAAAGATTGACGGTGTTTTATTGCTGGATAAGCCTTTTGGTATTTCCAGTAATAACGCTTTGCAAAAAGCGCGTTGGTTGTTGCAGGCAGAAAAAGGCGGCCACACTGGCGTGTTAGATCCATTTGCAACCGGTTTATTGCCTCTGTGTTTTGGTGAAGCCACTAAATTTGCCCAGCGAATGTTAGAGGCCGATAAAGGCTACCGCGCAACCATCAAGCTGGGCGAAGTTTCAACCACGCTGGATGGCGAAGGTGAAATCACCAAGAGTGGCGATGCACCGAGCGATGAGGCTTTGATTCGTGCGGCAGTTAACACGTTTGTCGGGCCGATTGTCCAAACTCCGCCGATGTATTCCGCGCTTAAAGTTCAAGGCAAGGCCTTGTACGAGTACGCTCGTGAAGGCGTGGTGCTCGAGCGCCAGTCGCGGCAGATTACCATCTACAGTATCGATATTATTTCGATTGAAGGTGATGTGTTAGTGATTGATGTTAGCTGTTCAAAAGGCACATATATTCGAGTGCTGGCGGAAGATATCGGTAAGGCTCTGGGGTGTGGGGCTTACTTAACGGGCCTGCGCCGTACCAGAACAGCAGGTTTTTTGTTGGAAAGCTCGGTCAATTTGGACGATTACAATCATGTGCCGGTTGAAGAACGTGATGGCTTTTTATTGCCCGCAGATTGCCTGTTGCTTGATTTGCCTGCCTTGTTTTTTGATGCGGCTGAGTTTGAAAAAATTCGCCATGGCATGACGGTAGAGCGTTCAGGTTTGCTGCCCGGCGAGTATCGTCTTTACGCCGAGGGGGAAAGCAGGGATAATGCACGGTTCATCGGTTTGGGCGAAGTGGCAGCAAGCGATGAGAATCCGCATGCGTGGCTGCGGCCTAAACGACTTCTATCTGGTTTGTAA
- the rpsO gene encoding 30S ribosomal protein S15, producing the protein MSVTVTQKADIVKKFQRAEGDTGSPEVQVALLTARINDLTPHFKANKKDHHSRRGLLKMVSTRRRLLDYFKRVNSEGYRALIAELGLRK; encoded by the coding sequence ATGTCCGTAACAGTTACTCAAAAAGCAGATATCGTTAAGAAGTTCCAACGCGCTGAAGGCGATACTGGTAGTCCTGAAGTTCAAGTTGCATTGTTGACAGCACGTATCAATGACTTGACACCTCACTTTAAAGCCAACAAGAAAGATCACCACTCACGTCGTGGTTTGCTCAAGATGGTTAGCACACGTCGTCGCCTGCTGGATTACTTCAAGCGTGTTAACTCTGAAGGTTACCGCGCCCTGATCGCTGAACTCGGTCTGCGTAAGTAA